Genomic window (Nymphaea colorata isolate Beijing-Zhang1983 chromosome 1, ASM883128v2, whole genome shotgun sequence):
TCTGCAAGATTAACCCAAAATAGGGCTCTCATCTGCCAAAACTGAGATATGCTGGACATACCAACCACTTTTTGGAACTCAAAGACAAAGATCGCTgaataacaaaattttgcaaAGATTCAGGTATATTTTCATCTGTTAATTTATACAACTAGTTTGTATCACATTAAAGTGGCAATAATGTAATATCTTTCTAATGATAAAAGTCAACAAGGCTTCAGGACGTGCTAGAATTTGCCGGCCAGATAGAAAATAGTTTTGGGATAAACTAATGTatgtttaaaagaagaaaaactaatcATAGACAAAAGAGATCCTTCACAAACCTGAAAAGTCAAACTTGATGCCAAGATCAAATGTGCTACTATCATTAAATTCCTTCTGAAAACCTACAAAAATATGTGAACTTTTAGAAAGAAATATCTACAACAAAgcagataaaaaaaagtaatatcCAACAATCaagcaaaaaatcaaacatataaacaaaattGACAAAAGACATGATTGGATAGACAGATGTCACAGATCAAAACATCTAGAGAACCATACACGTGGcatcagaaaattataaaacagTTTCTCCAACATGACTTCTTGGGCATGCATTGAGGTTGCATTGTAAAGTGTTAAATGATGTTGATCTAAAGCAGTTAATAAGCAATGCCAGAGGAACCTACCTTTGGCCAAAGATCAGTCATGGAAATATATAAGAATGTAATGAGACACAatcaaatagaaaagaaaaatgcgGTCAATAAGTCCTTCTGAATGACACATTGTAAAATGCCAGCTCACCATGGGAAAATAAGATGCTGCAAGTACGGCTCCCACATAGTTTGCCAGCAAAAGGCCTGACCCAAGAAATGCAATGTTTCTAACACCAAGTTTGGTTGCTAAGGTTGATATCTGGAACCTGCAAGACATGATTTTCATGTGAAATATGACTGCTAACAAATTACTATGGTTTCTCTAATATTTTACAGAAAGCTTGCATTGTAATACAAGCAGAAAAAGGAGCTTCCAACCAATAACAAAGTAATAGAaacctctctgtctctctccctccctctgtgTGTGAGAACATAAAAGCCAGATTCCAATATGAGCACATTTTAACAAGGAAAGGACATGACATATGGGAAAGATGACAGAGGAAAATGAATTCAAGGCACAATAAGAAGTGTAAGACAGTAACTAAAGTGTGATTCCAGTTCAGATAACAGAGTATACAGATCAAAAGATCAAACTTCAGCTTAgccatgaatttcaaaaatattgtgaatAGTTTTTATGGGTTTTGACTTTTCAATTGTTTGCCGGTCACAATTGGCAGTGTAAAGACTGATCAGAGGCTATGttacataggtacgggtacgggtgccggtaccagtgcgggtacgggtacagaccattttcaaaaaacttgggtgcgggggtacggccatacatatatataaacaataaaaaatacttagaaaatatgtataaaaataaagaatacacatcaacataaacaaataaataacacagaaaatatatatcaacggctcttgcagcagtgtgtttaagaatcctatgaaaaactttaaacatatggacaaccaagcagccccctagtcaaatatgaacatcaatcgaattttcacatccaaagaataaaataaaagtaaggtgaaaaaaattaaatcaaagtaaaattaaacagtttggatctataggtacccaagtgtcaaagtacccattttgagTACGGGTAATGTTattcgtatcgtacgatacgcgttcgtatcgtacgatatgcaTACGATGCACGATACGGCCGTGTATCGTATGTGTATCGCACGacacgggcgatacacccctgtatcgcacgatacagaCAATACActcccgtatcgtacaatacggggAAATTTTTAGAAAAGGGGCCCCGACGTCCCCTTTTTTGCGTCTTCTTGTATATacgctcttctctctctctctctcttttcttgtttctaaacacttTAAGAGacgtgagagggagagattttcctCATTTGCATCAAGTTTTGCCCGTGAGATAGCTTTCTTTCTCGTAGATGATAACTATGTCatgttttgacttctgaacttatgaattgtgatgtaattgaatactcttcggctgcttagtatgttattttgatttttgaatgtgtgattttttattttggaatgtcttgttcaaattcatacttcatagttcatacttcatatacatgaatgatgaatgttgctttaaatacatttttcttgattttttctgtttttttagaatttttttgattttttgtattttttataatttttaaatattttttacaaattaaaaaattaatttgacgatacgttacgatacggcgtataggtcagcccgaccgatacacgatacgccagtgataacattgggtacgggtacggcaaCACGGGTACGTGAACCTTACTGaagtatccatgtgacttagatcaGATGGCCAATATTCGAATACTCGAGAGTCGAGAGACTTCAAAACGTTTTGAAACTGCAAGGTTAATAGGAAACTGCAAGGTAATAGGAGATTCAGTCAGAGATGCCCAACTGTGGAAGACTAATGTGGAGAAGAAACATGAATATAGGTCCCATTCAATTCCACATCAGATCAAAGAACACTGGACACTCTATAGACTCAATATGAGAGAATTTGGAACAAAGTTTATGAAAtaagtgaaaatatttttccacaTGCACCAATATAGAATAACACTTGTAAGCAACATGGATATCAATTTCAAAATTAGTCTTACTTGCGGTCTCCCTCCACATCTGGAAGGTCTTTAGTTATGGCGATGACCAATGCAAACACTGTCACGAAGATGGTAATGAAAAGAACAGCTGCACTGCAAGAATGGATTGCAAAATGGTCAACTTGCTATCAAGCTACTTGACTAAATTGAGCTAAACTTGAACTCATTATaggacagaaagaaagaaaagagcacATTTCAGTTTTCGGGCAAATAGATTACCTCCATTCAAACTTCAGCCCTAAGGCTGCTCTTGTGGCATAATATACCCCAAAATTTAGAAGAAATCCACGAacctaaaaaaatcatttcGTGGTcaaaataacaagttaaaaaggTTATGAATCACATTATTTCATGTTCAGCATATTAtaaagaaagaatagaaaagcCTAAGGAAAAGGAGGTGCAATGGTGGATGATGTCTTTACATATCAACGTCTAGAATCACCACAAAAATCTACATCATTATTCACACACATGAAAgcatatatacatttttctgTGTGTTAAATGCATTTTATAAGTCTAATACCTGCATGGACTTTGTAACTGTTGAGTGATCTACGATTTTATTGGCAAACAAAACTTATACACCTTTTGTACAGGaatgataaaaaatataaaccTGTTCCGATAACTAATTTATAATTTAACAAATGTGTTTGACAAACACGAAGATAGACTTCGTTAACTACAATACACCTGCTGTCTGTCCCTTTTACTTATTGTTTGTTTCCTTGTATATTTGAAGATGTGCAGTCAATAGTATAATTTTGATGCACATGTTCCATGAACACCTATAAGCTCAACTAAACCATCAAATATGCACGTTAAAGTTTCAGAAAACATCAACACCTCAAAATGATGGCCTGGATGGTGATCCATGAGGTCAAACCATATTTGGAGTTGGCTgctatttttatgaaattaaccacttctttttcttttgtattcttcaaaaCAGAGACAAAGAGAGTCATTCAAGATTAATATAACATCGCAACCATGGCATGTGCAGGAATCTGGTGTGGCCCAATGCATAAAACTAACACCATGCATTTGCTTTTGCAAAAACTCCAAACAAATAAAACTCTTCAACTGTGAAGTGCATGGCCAGGACACCAGATAGCACAAATATTGACATGATCCTTGTGGCCACATGATTGACACGTTTATTTCCCATTAGAGCTCCAAAACTGAACATGCCATACATTCTCTAAGTAGAGGCCTAAATCAAGTAACACTAAAAAAAGGCAAGTccacaaagaagagaaagacaaaggcaGCCTGTGACTTACTGTAGCAATTATAAGAAATGCAGCAACTGGGAATTTCTTCAGTCTAAAAGGAGGAACAGAATAAATGGTACCCAGCAAGAGACCAAGAGTGTACAAGGCTGTGATGAAAGTTCCAAAATTTGATGAGACTATTGCAAGACCAGCTATGCCAAAACACAAGACCAGGATCCATGCAGACTGAACTGAAAGATCCCCAGCAGCTATAGGCAAATAAGGTTTGTTTACCCTAAAAAAACCAAGTAAAAATCGAAGTGTAAATAGTTGCAAATCAAGACGTGTACACAAGAACggagggggagaaagagagagagagtttttttttttttggttacttGAGAACTATGTGCATGCAACACTCGTACAAGACTAATACTGGTTCAAGATCCAGAGAATGATAGTAAACGAGTGTGCTGTAAGATGCAGCAAGGTTTCCAAAAAGAATTGTAGATTGCCGAAAAATATATCACCGAGTAGCAAAAACTTTTACACCGTGGTATCTTTACAAACACTTTCATGTCATGAGAAGGTTGTTGCAGCTGTATACTTCTGATGCATTAACCCAAAAGTCTGACAAGGAAAGTAGCATAGCGCTCTCACTATGCCACGTACTTATCAATTCCGATATCATATATTTGGTTGATTCCCACTATGTAGCCGTTTCCACAGATAAGCGCAATTAGGCCAGAAATGGCTTTCAACAACAGCGACCAGTTTATCAGATGTTGATTCTCAAGCAAAGCCCTAGTCACCAAAGCTCTGGAAACAAGACGAAAGGTTAACTATCAACAATAAGATCTAAGTGTGAGCACAATAGAGAAATGCAGTCAAAAGGGCAATATACCAGAGAAACCTACAACCACATTaaactaaacaaagaaaaaaataaaataaatctacgttaaaaacttaaaactcaCACAGATCCTAAGGCCGTCCCACGAATCGTATGAGGCCTTAGAAACCGCCAACATGCATCACTGAATTGTGAAAACTTGTTTGGTAGTGAATTTGAACCAGCCGCTCCAACTTTAGAACATGCCTGTCAAGAGATAGAGGTCAAACAAGCGCTGCAACGAATGCTTCTTACAAAAAAACTGGGTCCGACATTAATGTTATTCTTTCATCAGAACTGATTCCTTACTTCTCCCTTATTTGCTGACCCCGGAGAGCACCATGGGCGGACAAAAACCTTTTACATTGTTATGTAGACCGACTCAACAGGGaaagaaccaatgaagcaaatgcacaaagcaacaaaaagaaatacaGTACCCTGACAGAAGAGAGCCGTCGATTGGGCGTGGCTGACGGCGAAACACGTCTACATCCAAGCCGGACCTTGCCCACCGGAGGAATGCCGGTAACTAGCCTGGCAGTGCATGGAGAGAAAGCAGaattgcaaaagaaagaaagcgtCGGAACCCCAATTTGAGAAGCAGGACGCGCCGTCTTCCTCCTCAGCGGCGCAGAGTAAGGAGAGCAGCAGGAGAGCGAAGATGAGGAAGTGGGCAGGTGGGCGACTACAGCACGATCCATAAGAAGGGTTCAAAGACGAACAGCACCCTCGGTCTCTTCACCAGTAGACAAGCTgaggaacagaaaaagaaaatggaaaatgatgACAGTgacgaagaagaggaaagaaagaaggatcgGAGACTCCTCCGCTCCTTATCTGGCACCGTCAGTGTTTCTGCTCTTCCTCCATGCGACGAGGGATTGATGGTGGTGAACAAACGGGACCCTCAAATTGATGCCCCTTGAGAGTTACACGTATGTTGTTCCTAGCTCGAGCTAAACGGGTGAACTCGAGTGTCGTATCATctagttctttatttttaattaaaaactgACACTCTAAGCCCAGAATTGAAAACATTAGCATGAATAACTACTGTTGTGCGTACATATGAGattttaaaaacagaaaaagaaaaaaggaattgatTAACTTGATTTCTCCTAACTCTTGCGAAATTTGTTACACATAAAAAGCAGTACTCAGATGTCAGTTTTTATTTGTACGCAGAGAGATCGCGTTTATGTATGTTAGTTCCGTATAGTTATCAAAACAGGTCTAATGAGTTGCatttttcgtgtgaattgggATCGGGTATCTACTTGAATGGGTTGCCTAACAATTTGAATCAGCCGTTAGTACTGCTTAGAGTGTCAATATACTCATGAAAATATACTTAGTCTTAACGAACAGACCAAATTATATTTTGCCCACTTTGGCCGCAAGATCTCAAAGTCTTTCTGTTTTCAGGGAATTACAGTTGAAGAATAATCTTACAAACCAAAGAGTGAAGAAATCTTGGAGTTTCGAAGTCACACAACGAGATTCAGAACGTCTCTGGAAGAGGGTGCAAGTACAATAAGACATGCATTGTatccaaatcaaaagatttcCCGATAAATGCAGAGTCTGTGACATAGTCTTATCGTCCTCGAGTCCAATCTCTTTTATATATGAAAGCCACAACCTGGGTCGAGCAGCAGCGTCCTCGAGTGCGGGATACCATGTGATTTTCTTCACTTTATTTTATATACAAAAGGAGATATTAGAATTCCTTTGATAAGTTTGTTAAGTTCCAATTCTTTTTAGGATCTGTCTAAAACTAATCTTCGTCACCAAACTCGGGTTATGGTGTGGTCCTAGCCTATTGGACCACCAATGCACTGTCGATATGAGGCCCCTCGAGTTAGCTctaacctaagtcacatggacatTGGTACGAGTATAGGCACGGATACGATGAAGCAAATATGGGTGTgtagttttagaaaatatgggtACAGAGATACGgcaatatgtgaatatataatatacaaaatcccacaaacatttgcatattttgttaaaagaaaaaaggtttaATGTGATTTGGATCGAGTCTGACCCAGACCTAAGTGTGGACATGATACAAGAACAAAAATTTGTCAGTGTCCATGTGACTTTGGCTCTAACATGTGATGGGgcaccttttcttttgttggttaaTGGGTTGTATCTGCTTGCAGGCTGAGGAAAGTGTTAAGCACTTGTTCCTTCAGTGTGGAAAAGTTGTTCAGGTGCGGAGCACTGTTGTGAATAAGTTTGGAAAGAACAGACTGCCAAGATTCAAGCAGAATTGGTAAGCAGTTTGCTGGAAGATCGCTTTTGATGTGATTGTTTTGTGGTGGTTCAGAAACGATGGCCCACGAGTCACGACAAATGGGAGTTGATATGGGGAAGTCGTAGAGATGCCTTCGCAGCAGTTAAGTGGAAGGATGAGGAGGAAGATCTGCTTAAGATCTGTTTTTCGACGGGACTGGTTTGATGGCAAGAGCAGTTTAGTAATGGGAACAATGAGCTAGCAGCTCGGCTGGTGAGGCAAAGGCAGATGTCCAAATTCACGGTGTTTTTAAGCTGGGTGGTAACAGAGGGACCTTCCTTGAGGGCTTGGAGAAATCTGTTATGTGAACTCGAAACTCGTGATGCTGCATCAGTTAGGTGACATTCCTTGGCAGAAACAGCAGCAAGTTTGGTCATCTTCTTAGTACTCTTAAGAAAACATAATGTCATTTAGAAAATGATGTCAAACCAAGAGACCATGTGTACCTGCTTACGGCCGATTGAAAAGCAAGGTGATAATTTTCTTTGATCCCTACATGAAAGTTGAAAAGCAATATCTTAAACCACCTTCACATATCATAACCTCAAGCATTGAACTAAGTCCTTGCTTAAACCTATCCATAGGGGTTAGCTCAATGGGCCAGATTATCGGCAGTTATGTTCAATTTCCATGGACGTCATTCTTTGTGCAAGCTGAATCTATATGCATAGCCGAGATCAAGGGGTGTAACCAAAGTGGTCTTGCAGACGCTGCTGCTCTTTACAGACTTCCCTTCCAAATCGTACAAAAGAGGTAAGGGTCATCATTAAAAGTCCTAATTAAGAGCACCAACCTTAAGGTTTGTACTATCGAAGTATTGACACCTATTTTAGCTGGATCACTGCAGAAAATAATAGCTTAGCCATGAAGATTTACATGGATACATACAATTCAAAATGAGTGCCAATAATTTAGCCGCAAGTTATCAACTTACAAGGTCACAGAATGATTACATTTATGAACATTTCTAATCATAATGCTGTGTAATTGAACAGCATATGACACAATGAATAAGTAAATCAAATACTCAACCAGTATTTCCCATAAATAACCAGAGTTCCAAGTATATGTCCACTTTCCAAATTATTCCTTTGTGAACTGTATATTATTTCAACTATGATAGCAACGGAAGGAGGGAAACGTCAATACTCAGACCCTTAAGATACATTTAATCCTATCCAACAATTATTGCTCTCTGTTCCCTCGTTGTGGAGTCGAGTTGCCTTGCTATGATCATTATGCTTCTGCTACAGGCCTCTAACtaaattatgttttgcttttgCTTCTATATTTTGCATACCTTGGCACCGCATGCTTCCCAGGGGTCTGCAATTGAAATTTTTGACATATCCAATAACTTGTCTACATAAAATAACCATATAAGAAGGCTGAAAATAGAAAAGGTCTACTCACCTACCATTCGGAATCATGATAAACTTCATCCAAGTAAGCCAAATTTCAGTCACTGCAACCAGATTTCAATGTCTCCACCAGAGATAGAAAGGTCTATTCCAGCATTGGGCTCCAAGATGATTAATATGAACCACTATCCACAAGCCAAGATGGGCTTTATTATGCAGGCTACTTTCATcaataactagacaaatttccagCATGTGCTGGAACAGCAATAATCCAAACTGCGATAGTCCCTTGCATACCTGAATCTGAGGTTCCTGAAGTTGGTGAGTTGAGGTGGCAGAGACAGATCAGAACAGGATGAAGGATTGATGGAATATTGCAGTTACAGAGGTAATGCTGACAAAATAAGGTCCAGTTTGACTTGTTCTGACCAAAGAAATTATTAGTTTCCCCTGATTGCACCGCTAGACTGATCACCTCTCCAAGAAACCTGTGATAAAAAGTGCCCATCACCATGGAAACATTTTCAGGTTCTAATTTCTGGATTCTACTCAAAGTCAAGCATCCATGACCAAGTAAGCACCAATAAGCTCACTACAAAGGTCT
Coding sequences:
- the LOC116249599 gene encoding homogentisate solanesyltransferase, chloroplastic, translating into MDRAVVAHLPTSSSSLSCCSPYSAPLRRKTARPASQIGVPTLSFFCNSAFSPCTARLVTGIPPVGKVRLGCRRVSPSATPNRRLSSVRACSKVGAAGSNSLPNKFSQFSDACWRFLRPHTIRGTALGSVALVTRALLENQHLINWSLLLKAISGLIALICGNGYIVGINQIYDIGIDKVNKPYLPIAAGDLSVQSAWILVLCFGIAGLAIVSSNFGTFITALYTLGLLLGTIYSVPPFRLKKFPVAAFLIIATVRGFLLNFGVYYATRAALGLKFEWSAAVLFITIFVTVFALVIAITKDLPDVEGDRKFQISTLATKLGVRNIAFLGSGLLLANYVGAVLAASYFPMVFRRNLMIVAHLILASSLTFQAWLLEQSKYTKEAISKFYRFIWNLFYIEYIIFPFL